The Corynebacterium auriscanis genome includes the window TTACTTGGGCGCAGTCTTCCTCATCGCGGCGCTGCTGCCATTCAAGACCCTCGGCGCAGCCGAATCTGCTGCGGAATCTCCCTTCACGCGCGTTCTCGAGCTCGCGGGTATCCCCGGTGCCGTCAAGGGCATGGAGATCGTGATTGTCCTGGCCTTGCTGAGCGCGTTTAACGCACAGATTTATGCAACCTCCCGCCTCGTGTTCAGCTTCTCCAAAACCGGTTACGCGCCGAAGTTCTTCGCCCAGGTCAACTCCTCCCGCGTTCCAATCCGCGCGGTTATCTCTTCCCTGCTGTTCGCCTTCATCTCCGTTGCACTGCAGGTCTGGGGCCCAGCGAACCTGATCGGTATCCTGTTCAACGCCGTCGGGGGTTCCCTCCTGGTCATCTGGCTCATGATTGCGCTGTCTCAAATTAAGCTGCGCCCGCAGTTGGAGGCCGAGGGCTCTTTGCAGGTCCGCATGTGGGCATACCCCGTGTTGTCCTGGATCACGGTCATTATGATCCTTGGTTTGACTGCCCTGATGCTGTTTGATGCACAGGCGCGCCTGCAGGTGCTCACGGTTGCCATCGCTTTCGCAGCCCTGTCTGGGCTGGGCGTCGTCATTGGAAAGAAAGCCGGCGACGACCACACGAAGGATGCCTTGGTTTAGCCCCCAGAGGCAGCGGCAGTGGGCGCACGTTCGCTAGACTCTGTGGTTATGACTGCAGCTTTTGGTAATGGATTTGCAACGCTCACTGCCGATGGAACCGTGCTGGATGCATGGTTCCCAGAATTCGATCTCATTGATGAGACCTCTTCGGCCGACTTCAAGGGGGGAACGGTCACTCGGAGGAATGAGGAACTCGACCCCTACGCCCAGGGCCTCGTTGGCTCTGACGATGTGCGCGGTGTAGCCCGCGTAGCCATCCGTACTACCATCGCCGACCTAGATGCGGCCCCTGCCGATGCTTATGACGCATACCTTCGCCTCCACCTCATCTCCGGTCGAAAGCTGCAGCCGCACGGATGCAACTTGGACGGTGTCTTCGGCAAACTCACCAACGTTGTATGGACCAACCATGGCCCATGCGCGGTGGAGAACTTCAATCTCACCCGTCAGCGTCTGCAGGCCCAGCGCGGCCCAGTGACGGTCTACAGCATCGATAAGTTCCCCCGCATGGTCGATTACGTCGTCCCCACTGGAGTGCGCATCGGCGATGCCGATCGTGTGCGCTTGGGCGCTCACCTCGCCGAAGGCACCACTGTGATGCACGAAGGCTTCGTAAACTTCAACGCAGGCACCTTGGGCTCATCCATGGTAGAGGGCCGAATTTCTGGTGGCGTGGTCGTGGGCAATGGCTCCGATATCGGTGGCGGCGCATCCATCATGGGCACCTTGTCCGGTGGAGGCAAGGAAGTCATCTCCATCGGCGAGGGCTGCCTCCTGGGCGCCAACGCCGGTGTTGGCATCTCCCTGGGCGATAACTGCACCGTAGAAGCCGGCCTTTACATCACCTTCGGCACGAAGATCACCGTCAAGGGAGATGTTGCCCAGGCACTAGGCAAAACCGATGGCGACATCGTCAAGGCCGCAGACGTTTCCGGCACCTCGGGTGTTCTGTTCCGCCGTAACAGTGTGACCGGCGCTGTCGAAGCCGTCGCAGGTTCTGGCCCGATCGAACTCAACGAGGACCTGCACGCCAACTAGTGCACGGGGAACTGTCGACTCTGGGTGTGCCGTCCCATGGCGGTAAGGTGCACGCCAACTAGTGCGTCCAGAACTGCCCGTCTGCCCCATCAGGAAGCTTCAGGGACAGTTCCACTGCCCTTAAACCAAGCCGTGGTTCCAGCTGATCCGCTGGCCGCGGCTTATATTCTGGATACGTATCATCACCCACGATTGGCGCACCCAAGTAATTCATCAGCGCCCTGATCTGATGAGTGTGCCCGGTCGTCGGCCGTACCTCATAGCGCCACCTGGGTGGCTGGTTTTTTCTTTCTGACGCCACCGGCCCCAGCAACCGCACCCAAGTCTTCGTCTGCTTACCTATGCCCTCGGAAACCTTCACTTGGGGATCGTGCGCGATCTTGGCCATTCCCACTGCATAGTGCACCCACGACTCGTGTCCCGGCAGGTAAACCGTGGAATCGGCATGGTACGTCTTGTGGACTTCCCGGCGTTGAAATTGCGTTTGCAACGCGCCACGCGTGCGCGGACGACGGGACAACACCAGCAAGCCTCCTGTGAGCCGGTCGAGGCGATGGATCGCCACTAGGTCCGGTTCTTCCCGTCGCACGCGCAGCATGGTCTGCACGCAGGCGCGCATGAACTGCCCGTTAGGGGTACTGGGTAACCCGTGGGGCTTGTCTACCACGAGTACATCCTCGGTTTCCGCGACGATGGGGATATCCAGGTTCAGCAAACGTTGTGGCTCGCGCCCGACCCTCGGGTGAAACCAGGCGGGAATGGCCCGGGGTAGCGTCGAACCAGCAGGTAAAACTGTGCCCGGTGCAAAGGGGGAATCTCCCGCTGCGGCGGCAAGATAGACCACGCCGTCGTCTGGGACGCGCTCTCTTAAGACTATTCGTTGTGCGGAGATGCCGTCGATGGGGTCCGGTCTGTACGTTGTCATCGGGCGGGGTGGGCGATCAGCTGCCGCGGTTACTTCCCGAAACCCTCCGTGATGCGGCGGGCGGCGGCCTCGATGCGCTCGTCGGTGGCAGTTAAGCCAATGCGCACGAATTGCTGGCCACGCGGACCGTAAAAATCACCAGGTGCGACCAGGATACCCAGCTGGGCCAAGCGGGCGACGGTCTCCCGGCCATCACAGCCCTCGGTGGCCCACAGGTACAGTCCGGCTTGGGAGTGCTCAATGGTGAATCCGGCTTCCCGCAGCGCGATTTTCAGCATGTCGCGACGATGGCGGTAGAGTTCGCGCTGCAGAGTTTCGTGACCATCTTCTTCGAGTGCGGCCACCATCGCGGCTTGGATGGGGCCGGGGTTCATCAGTCCCGCATGACGACGGATTTCCAGCAGCTCTTGAATGAGCTGCGGATCTCCTGCCAGCCAACCCGCGCGGTACGAGGCCATGTTGGAGGTCTTCGACAACGAGTGCACCGCCAACAAATTACGGTGGTCGCCGTCGCATACCTGTGGATCTAATATGGAAACGGGTTTTTCACCCTCGAAGCCTAGGCCCACGTAGCATTCGTCAGAAATGATGATGGTTCCGGTGCGCCGCGCGTAATCCACGAATTTGCGCAGGTGTTCTACGCCCAACACCTGACCGTGAGGATTGGCCGGGGAGTTCAGGTAGACCAGCGAAACCGGCTGTGGACCGAGTTTCAGCAGAGAGTCGCTGCGCAGCACGTCAGCGCCCGCCAAGCGTGCAGAGACTTCATAAGTGGGGTATGCCAACTCGGGGATAACCACCGTATGGCCCTCGCCGACCCCCAGCAAGGTTGGTAGCCACGCAATTGCTTCCTTGGTGCCGATGACAGGCAAAACCGCATTCTTGGGATCAAGGCCCGTTACCCCATAACGGCGCTGCATTGCGCCTACGATTGCTTCCCGCAGACGCTGCGTACCCTTTGTTTGGGGGTATCCGGGCACCGCTGCAGATTCAGCGAGTGCCAGCTGAATGCTGGGCGCAACGGGGTCGATGGGGGTACCGACCGAGAGATCCACAATCCCATCGGGATGGGATTTGGCCTGCGCGGTTGCCTCAGCCAAAGAATCCCAGGGGAAATCCGGCAAGCGATCGCCCACTGGCTTTCGCAAGACCCGCGGTTGCACACCCGAAGCGTCAGTCATAGCCACCTACTGATTAATCCTGGTTCTGTGGAGGCAGGGCAGCCACCATCGGTGGGTCGAAATCCTGTGGGCCCAGCTTGGCAGCACCACCCGGGGAGCCGAGATCGTCGAAGAACGCCGCATTGGCGTCGTTGTACTCTTCCCACTCATCTGGCACATCATCTTCATAGAAGATCGCTTCCACTGGGCACACTGGCTCGCAAGCACCGCAATCCACGCACTCATCAGGGTGAATGTACAGCGCACGCTTGCCTTCATAGATGCAATCAACCGGGCATTCTTCAACGCATCCACGGTCCATCACATCCACGCATGGCTGCGCAATGGTGTAAGTCATCGTTGGTTACCGAACCTTTCGCAGTTGTTCGAAGGTACATGCAGTGGTTAGTCACACCACCGCCAAAACTTCAGTGGTTCAACTCTACAATCATATGCTAATTCAGTCGCGATCGACCTCAGGAAAACGTGGTCGCATCGGCCACATTCCTCCGGCAAGGCCGACTACCAACACCAGCATCGACCACAGCGTGGAGGGGACGAGTACGGAGCTAGCCCCGGGTAGGAACGGCCATGCGGAAAGCACCACAAAGCCCAACAACCACACCATAAGAGGAATTCCAGCAAGCACTCGGTTGGGAGTCCACAATAACGCGGTACGGGTGATAACCGAGTTGAACCATCCTGCAAGCACAATGGTCCACGGCACTGGCCAGCTGGTTCCACCGATGGTCACCCTGGTACCCAAGTAGAGCACCGCAATGAATAACCCACCGAGCGCGCCGATCGTCAACCACACAATGCCGGAGACCTTTTCTCCCCTGGTCGTATCCATTCGCACCTGCGATTTCGTTGGGTGACCCCAGTCTGGCTCGGCGGTTTCGACTGTCTTGTCACTGGTCACGCTGGTGTTTTCCTTTTCATCTCACTGGGTTGGTTCCGGGCGGGGTTGGTTCCGGACTGGGCTGGTTCCTGGCTGGGTTGGTTCTGGGGCGGAGTTGGTTCCTGGCTGGGCTGGTTCCTGGTTGAGTTGGTTCCGGGCGGGGTTGGTTCCTGGCGGGGGCAGTAACAGGCGGAAGTAGTAGCGGGCGCGGTATAGCTAGGCTAAGACAAACGCCATTCCTTCCGCTCCTCTTGCAACTTACTCCGTAGCCGATTTCCCTGCGAACAGGCGTGCAGCGAAATCCGGTGCAGCCTTCTCCGCGGTATACCCGACGGCGTAGCTTTCCTCGTTCAGCAAAGGCAGCGTCAACATGTTGGACAGGCAGTAGACCACGGGGTCGCTGTGCCGCGCCTCAGAATTGACGTCCGTGCGCGTGCCATCGGCCACCCACACCTGGGTGGCGTGCGCTGCCATCGCCTTTTGCTTAGACGCCACGTCTTCTGCGGAACCCGAGACGACGAAGTCCACCGCATCGGGGTTCGTCAAAGAATCCACGCCTGCTACATCAGCTTCCGTGGCCATGGTCCACCCCTCCGGAGCCTCCACTGATTCGAGGGCCGCCATGACTTTGGCACGATCCGTCACCGCCCATAACACCTGCTGTGGCTCCCACTGTGTTCCACGCAGTTGTTCCACCGCCGCGCGCGTAATCTGGTGGGCACGAATGTGATCGGGGTGGCCGTATCCCCCATCGGAATCGTAGGTGATGATCAGCGAGGGGCGTCGGACCCTAATAAGATCCACCAACTGTGCCACCTGCGCCGCAAAGTCATCCGGGCGCCAGGTCGCCGCAAAAGCCCTAGAATGTTCGATCGACGGGGTGCCGGCCATACCCGAATCGCGCCAGCAGCCGGCTCCGCCCAGCAAAAGCGGCCCATGATCGATTCCCAGCGCTTGCAGGGCTCGCTGCAGTTCCGCGATTCGGTAACCTCCCAGCATGCCCGTGCCTTTGGGGTGCTGCGAATTCTCGACAAGCCGGGCGTACTTCTCCCCGATGACCTCCCCCTCTTCGCCTAGGGTGCACGTCACATTGGTGACCTCGTGCCCCAGCCGTCGCGCTTTCGCCAAGGCCAGTCCCGTCCAGATGGATTCATCGTCCGGGTGCGCATGTACGGCCATAATTCCGTTAGGCATGGCTCCTCCTATGTTTACTGTCCCGTTGTAGCTGTTGGGGCGGCGCTGGATGGTTGTGCTTCGCTGGGTGACGGCACATCGTTCGGTGACGGCGCTGCAGTGGCCTGTACATCCCCGATAGTCCAACGCGCCGCCGTCGGGAAAATTCCACTCATCGGGCTCAATGGCCAGTCGGCCAGATCTGCGCTCGGGCCCTGCAACCTGGAATTAACCGCTACCAGCTGTTGCTCGCCCAGCAGTGGGAGGATCACATTTTGCGCGGCCACGGCTTGGTCAATCAACTCCCTGTCGCCAAACAACCGGTCCGTGTCGCTCGTCAGTGCGCTACTCAGCCGTCGATCGACTTGCGGTGAGCAGAACCCGCTGGTGTTGTTACCAATTTCTGACTTGGGGGCCGACGCCCCGCTGCCCGAGCCTTCCGCCCCGCCGTGGTTTGTCGGTGTGGCCGAATCGGGTTGTCCCGAGGCATTGCCCGAACCCGCGTTGTTTTGCTGGGTCGCCTCACCGTGGTCTGTGTTGCCTTGATCTGCGTTTTCTTGAGAGTCAGCGTTGCTCTTGGAATCTGCGCCAGACTCAGCGGCCCCGGTCGCTGCAGTAGACCCGGTTTTCTTCTTCCCCGGTGTTTCGCCAGCGGCGGTGCAGCCAAATTGATCAGCGTACTGACTCGGGCTGGCAGGACTGTGTTGCCAGTGAGCAACGAGGTCCACCGAACCGTCGACGAGAGCCTTGGTGTGCAGCTCGTTGGCCTCCATGGTCTTCACCGACGCATTGAATCCCGCCTGCGACAGCTGGTCCGCAGCGGTACGGGCCGCGTTGACTGCCATCGAATCGTCAGTATCCGCGCCAATGACCACGGGTGTATGGGGAGCATTCGTAATCTTTTCGGGAGTTCCCGCCAACACGTCCGGAGTGATATCCCACTTGGGCGCAGGGGGCTCGGATCGCGTGGAGACAATCTTGGCAATCACGTCACGGTCCA containing:
- the dapD gene encoding 2,3,4,5-tetrahydropyridine-2,6-dicarboxylate N-succinyltransferase, whose protein sequence is MTAAFGNGFATLTADGTVLDAWFPEFDLIDETSSADFKGGTVTRRNEELDPYAQGLVGSDDVRGVARVAIRTTIADLDAAPADAYDAYLRLHLISGRKLQPHGCNLDGVFGKLTNVVWTNHGPCAVENFNLTRQRLQAQRGPVTVYSIDKFPRMVDYVVPTGVRIGDADRVRLGAHLAEGTTVMHEGFVNFNAGTLGSSMVEGRISGGVVVGNGSDIGGGASIMGTLSGGGKEVISIGEGCLLGANAGVGISLGDNCTVEAGLYITFGTKITVKGDVAQALGKTDGDIVKAADVSGTSGVLFRRNSVTGAVEAVAGSGPIELNEDLHAN
- a CDS encoding pseudouridine synthase, which encodes MTTYRPDPIDGISAQRIVLRERVPDDGVVYLAAAAGDSPFAPGTVLPAGSTLPRAIPAWFHPRVGREPQRLLNLDIPIVAETEDVLVVDKPHGLPSTPNGQFMRACVQTMLRVRREEPDLVAIHRLDRLTGGLLVLSRRPRTRGALQTQFQRREVHKTYHADSTVYLPGHESWVHYAVGMAKIAHDPQVKVSEGIGKQTKTWVRLLGPVASERKNQPPRWRYEVRPTTGHTHQIRALMNYLGAPIVGDDTYPEYKPRPADQLEPRLGLRAVELSLKLPDGADGQFWTH
- the dapC gene encoding succinyldiaminopimelate transaminase — protein: MTDASGVQPRVLRKPVGDRLPDFPWDSLAEATAQAKSHPDGIVDLSVGTPIDPVAPSIQLALAESAAVPGYPQTKGTQRLREAIVGAMQRRYGVTGLDPKNAVLPVIGTKEAIAWLPTLLGVGEGHTVVIPELAYPTYEVSARLAGADVLRSDSLLKLGPQPVSLVYLNSPANPHGQVLGVEHLRKFVDYARRTGTIIISDECYVGLGFEGEKPVSILDPQVCDGDHRNLLAVHSLSKTSNMASYRAGWLAGDPQLIQELLEIRRHAGLMNPGPIQAAMVAALEEDGHETLQRELYRHRRDMLKIALREAGFTIEHSQAGLYLWATEGCDGRETVARLAQLGILVAPGDFYGPRGQQFVRIGLTATDERIEAAARRITEGFGK
- the fdxA gene encoding ferredoxin; translated protein: MTYTIAQPCVDVMDRGCVEECPVDCIYEGKRALYIHPDECVDCGACEPVCPVEAIFYEDDVPDEWEEYNDANAAFFDDLGSPGGAAKLGPQDFDPPMVAALPPQNQD
- the mshB gene encoding N-acetyl-1-D-myo-inositol-2-amino-2-deoxy-alpha-D-glucopyranoside deacetylase, whose translation is MPNGIMAVHAHPDDESIWTGLALAKARRLGHEVTNVTCTLGEEGEVIGEKYARLVENSQHPKGTGMLGGYRIAELQRALQALGIDHGPLLLGGAGCWRDSGMAGTPSIEHSRAFAATWRPDDFAAQVAQLVDLIRVRRPSLIITYDSDGGYGHPDHIRAHQITRAAVEQLRGTQWEPQQVLWAVTDRAKVMAALESVEAPEGWTMATEADVAGVDSLTNPDAVDFVVSGSAEDVASKQKAMAAHATQVWVADGTRTDVNSEARHSDPVVYCLSNMLTLPLLNEESYAVGYTAEKAAPDFAARLFAGKSATE